A window of Bufo bufo unplaced genomic scaffold, aBufBuf1.1, whole genome shotgun sequence contains these coding sequences:
- the LOC120983426 gene encoding H/ACA ribonucleoprotein complex subunit 3 codes for MFLQYYLDEQGDRVYTMKKVAPSGQLTSSAHPARFSPDDKYSRHRFSIKKRFGLLLTQQPRPVL; via the coding sequence atgttcctgcagtattacctggatgagcagggagatcgggtgtacaccatgaagaaagtggctcccagtggacagctgacctcttcagcccatccagccCGCTTCTCTCCTGATGACAAGTATTCCCGACATCGCTTCTCCATCAAGAAGAGATTTGGTCTCCTGCTCACCCAGCAGCCCCGGCCGGTTTTATGA